A part of Funiculus sociatus GB2-C1 genomic DNA contains:
- a CDS encoding ABC transporter permease, protein MTGTVTNQQEDITPDMLKSKDKPRVSWQVLFTLLMFFYMYLPILVLGVYSFNESAYGAGWEGFTWKWYLKLFGDSRVLTALQNSLTVAFCAVAIAAVIGTLMAVGLARYRFPLQSLYRGVAYLPLIIPDIAIAVATLVFLAVIGIPLSLWTIVAAHVVFCLAYVALVVSSRINALDPHLEEAALDLGATPVQAFIQVLLPELMPAIISGCLLSFVLSMDDFLIASFTAGTGATTLPMEIFSRIRTGVKPDINALSVMLMIVSGVVAFVAELLRYRSEQKRFK, encoded by the coding sequence ATGACAGGTACAGTAACAAATCAGCAGGAGGACATCACCCCAGATATGTTGAAGTCCAAGGATAAACCTCGTGTCTCTTGGCAGGTTCTTTTTACCCTGCTGATGTTTTTTTATATGTACCTACCCATTCTGGTACTTGGCGTTTACAGCTTTAACGAATCTGCCTATGGCGCTGGGTGGGAAGGATTTACCTGGAAGTGGTATCTCAAACTGTTTGGCGACTCTCGCGTTCTCACAGCACTGCAAAATAGCTTGACAGTAGCATTTTGTGCGGTAGCGATCGCTGCTGTTATTGGTACGCTGATGGCAGTAGGTTTAGCTCGTTATCGCTTTCCTCTTCAAAGCTTGTATCGCGGCGTTGCATACCTGCCCCTGATTATTCCCGATATTGCGATCGCAGTCGCCACATTGGTATTTTTGGCAGTAATTGGCATACCTCTCAGCCTTTGGACAATTGTTGCGGCTCATGTCGTCTTTTGTCTTGCCTACGTCGCCCTTGTCGTCTCTTCCCGAATTAACGCCCTCGATCCCCACTTAGAAGAAGCCGCCCTAGATTTAGGGGCGACACCAGTGCAAGCTTTTATACAAGTATTGCTTCCGGAGTTGATGCCAGCAATTATCTCTGGTTGTCTATTATCTTTCGTCCTCAGCATGGACGACTTTCTGATTGCCAGCTTCACTGCTGGTACTGGTGCCACAACTCTACCAATGGAAATCTTTAGCCGCATCCGCACTGGCGTTAAACCTGATATCAACGCCTTGAGCGTTATGTTAATGATAGTTTCAGGTGTTGTTGCCTTTGTCGCTGAATTACTCCGTTATCGCAGCGAACAAAAACGGTTTAAGTAG